The Actinomycetota bacterium genome includes a region encoding these proteins:
- a CDS encoding cytochrome c oxidase subunit 4 translates to MGTESLLFAGAAVFFAAVAALYGVTSDEPAGSVLLTLPVGALALVAVYLRVQGRRIGGPRPEDLPDAVPGAGTGDIGYFPNSSAWPFVMAFGAVMTANAFVFGIWLAILGGLVFLAAVLGYAMEAET, encoded by the coding sequence ATGGGTACAGAGTCGCTGCTCTTCGCGGGGGCGGCGGTGTTCTTCGCCGCGGTCGCCGCGCTCTACGGGGTCACCAGCGACGAGCCGGCCGGCTCGGTGCTGCTCACGCTCCCCGTCGGCGCCCTGGCCCTCGTCGCCGTCTACCTCCGCGTCCAGGGTCGCCGCATCGGGGGGCCCCGCCCCGAGGACCTCCCCGACGCAGTGCCGGGCGCCGGCACCGGCGACATCGGCTATTTCCCGAACAGCAGCGCCTGGCCGTTCGTGATGGCCTTCGGCGCGGTCATGACCGCCAACGCCTTCGTGTTCGGCATCTGGCTCGCCATCCTCGGGGGTCTCGTGTTCCTCGCCGCGGTGCTGGGCTACGCGATGGAGGCGGAGACCTGA
- a CDS encoding ubiquinol-cytochrome c reductase cytochrome b subunit — MKLPAPKVARWIDDRLGASQFARTALNKIFPDHWSFMVGEIAMYAFAVLVLTGIYLTFFFEASTREVVYNGVYAPLRGQTMSAAYRSGLDLSFQVRAGLVMRQVHHWAALVFIGAIIVHLCRVFFTGAFRRPREINWIVGVTLLLLAIANGFFGYSLLDDLLSGTGLRVAYSIALSIPIGGEWLAFLFFGGEFPASATIPRFFVLHVMILPALIIGLLSAHLAILWHQKHTQFPGPGRTERNIEGSRLWPTYAIKSVGLFLLVAAVLTALGGLAQINPIWLYGPFKPATVSAGSQPDWYVGWLDGALRLMPPWEIRAFGHTVPNPFFPGVLLPGLTFGGLYAWPFLEPRFTKDRGPHNLLNRPRDVPVRTAIGAAALAFYTLLFLAGGNDILAVQFHVAPESITNTFRVLVIVLPVIVFRVTRKLCRDLRRGDSHPMQRPVGSRVRRTATGGYDEVDPDGQAPAVRDRA, encoded by the coding sequence ATGAAGTTGCCGGCCCCGAAGGTCGCCCGTTGGATCGACGACCGACTCGGCGCGTCGCAGTTCGCCCGGACCGCGCTCAACAAGATCTTTCCCGATCACTGGTCGTTCATGGTCGGCGAGATCGCCATGTACGCGTTCGCGGTGCTCGTGCTGACCGGTATCTACCTCACGTTCTTCTTCGAGGCGAGCACACGCGAGGTCGTCTACAACGGGGTGTACGCGCCGTTGCGCGGTCAGACCATGTCGGCGGCCTACCGGTCGGGCCTCGACCTGAGCTTCCAGGTGCGCGCCGGCCTGGTGATGCGTCAGGTCCACCACTGGGCCGCGCTCGTGTTCATCGGCGCCATCATCGTCCACCTGTGTCGCGTCTTCTTCACCGGGGCGTTCCGGCGGCCGCGTGAGATCAACTGGATCGTCGGCGTTACCCTCCTCCTGCTCGCCATCGCCAACGGATTCTTCGGCTACTCGCTGCTCGACGACCTGCTGTCGGGAACGGGCCTGCGCGTCGCTTACTCGATCGCGCTGTCGATCCCGATCGGCGGCGAATGGCTCGCCTTCCTGTTCTTCGGTGGCGAGTTCCCCGCGAGCGCCACCATTCCCCGCTTCTTCGTGCTCCACGTCATGATCCTTCCCGCCCTCATCATCGGGCTCCTGAGCGCCCATCTGGCGATCCTGTGGCACCAGAAGCACACGCAGTTCCCCGGGCCCGGGCGCACCGAGCGCAACATCGAGGGCTCGCGGCTGTGGCCGACGTACGCGATCAAGTCGGTGGGCCTGTTCCTCCTCGTGGCCGCGGTGCTCACCGCGCTCGGCGGCCTGGCGCAGATCAACCCGATCTGGCTCTACGGGCCCTTCAAGCCGGCAACGGTCTCGGCGGGCTCACAGCCCGACTGGTACGTCGGCTGGCTCGACGGCGCGCTCCGGCTCATGCCCCCATGGGAGATCCGCGCCTTCGGGCACACGGTGCCGAACCCGTTCTTCCCCGGCGTCCTGCTACCGGGACTGACCTTCGGTGGACTGTACGCGTGGCCGTTCCTCGAGCCCCGCTTCACCAAGGACCGCGGGCCGCACAACCTGCTCAACCGGCCGCGCGACGTGCCGGTGCGCACCGCGATCGGTGCGGCCGCGCTGGCCTTCTACACGCTCCTGTTCCTCGCCGGCGGCAACGACATCCTCGCGGTGCAGTTCCACGTCGCGCCGGAATCGATCACCAACACGTTCCGCGTGCTTGTGATCGTGCTGCCCGTCATCGTTTTCCGCGTGACGCGGAAGCTGTGCCGCGACCTCCGGCGCGGCGACTCACATCCGATGCAGCGTCCGGTGGGATCGCGCGTGCGACGCACGGCGACGGGCGGCTACGACGAGGTGGACCCCGACGGGCAGGCACCGGCCGTGCGCGATCGCGCCTGA
- a CDS encoding Rieske (2Fe-2S) protein, translated as MPGGTQPGEKRIAAALIVSTLGALGLAVVYVRGGQPQLEGALLGVSFGGLGVGLILWAKYLLPGTPVVGDRETLGSSPDERAAFEASFERGELALERRTFLSRLLMGAVGALGLALLFPIRSLGPSPGRTLQTTAWAPGKRLMREDGSLVRVGDLEVGGIVTAFPEDRPDAADSQIVAVRVDPDQIRPRPGREDWSPDGHVAYSKICTHVGCPVGLYRQTTHSLLCPCHQSTFDVLDGARPIFGPATRSLPQLPLMVVENGVLAARRDFTEPVGPGYWNRG; from the coding sequence GTGCCCGGGGGGACACAGCCCGGAGAGAAGCGCATCGCCGCCGCGCTCATCGTCAGCACCCTCGGGGCCCTCGGCCTCGCCGTGGTGTACGTGCGTGGCGGCCAGCCCCAGCTCGAGGGCGCGCTCCTCGGCGTCAGCTTCGGGGGGCTCGGGGTCGGCCTGATCCTCTGGGCCAAGTACCTCCTGCCCGGCACGCCCGTCGTCGGCGACCGGGAGACGCTCGGCTCCTCACCGGACGAGCGCGCCGCCTTCGAGGCGAGCTTCGAACGAGGAGAGCTCGCGCTCGAGCGGCGAACGTTCCTCTCGCGCCTGCTCATGGGCGCGGTGGGTGCGCTCGGCCTCGCCCTCCTGTTCCCCATCCGGTCGCTCGGTCCCAGCCCCGGCCGCACGCTCCAGACGACCGCGTGGGCGCCGGGGAAGCGGCTCATGCGCGAAGACGGCTCGCTCGTGCGCGTCGGCGACCTCGAGGTGGGTGGGATCGTCACCGCGTTCCCCGAGGACCGCCCCGACGCCGCCGATTCCCAGATCGTCGCCGTGCGCGTCGACCCCGACCAGATCCGGCCCCGCCCCGGGCGGGAGGACTGGTCGCCCGACGGCCACGTCGCTTACAGCAAGATCTGCACGCACGTGGGCTGCCCGGTCGGCCTCTACCGCCAGACCACCCATTCGCTCCTCTGCCCGTGCCACCAGTCGACGTTCGACGTGCTCGACGGGGCCCGACCCATCTTCGGCCCGGCCACCCGGTCGCTGCCCCAACTGCCGCTGATGGTCGTGGAGAACGGCGTGCTCGCGGCGCGCCGTGACTTCACCGAGCCCGTCGGGCCCGGCTACTGGAACCGCGGATGA
- a CDS encoding c-type cytochrome, translated as MGDARLPCRLPRLRVGLLPHDRVPRAPRHRRVGSDARAAVARERPALRRRRDAIGRGRFVLLALRRRGLDRLVGDALPPQVTRRRLVRPAALAGAVAALVASSAALTRAQAAPVASARQQVTAVEAGRSLFVTGCSSCHGLDGGGTQRGPDLTHAGAASADFYLSTGRMPLADPGDQPVRARPAYSRGDIDRLVAYVASLGKGPPIPVLAQRGGLAEGNELYTQNCAACHSSAGAGGALGVSIDAPPLWRATDLQVAEALRTGPGAMPVFGPETLDDEQVASIVRYVSYLRKPDDRGGNPLGHIGPVPEGFVAWVIGLGCMLAVAYWIGTRD; from the coding sequence GTGGGCGACGCTCGACTTCCGTGTCGACTCCCACGCCTTCGGGTCGGCCTTCTACCTCATGACCGGGTTCCACGGGCTCCACGTCATCGGCGGGTTGGCAGCGATGCTCGTGCTGCTGTTGCGCGCGAGCGACCGGCGCTTCGACGCCGGCGCGACGCCATCGGTCGAGGTCGTTTCGTACTACTGGCACTTCGTCGACGTGGTCTGGATCGGCTTGTGGGCGACGCTCTTCCTCCTCAAGTGACACGGCGTCGACTGGTGCGGCCGGCGGCGCTCGCGGGTGCCGTCGCCGCGCTCGTGGCCTCGTCCGCCGCGCTCACCCGCGCCCAGGCGGCACCGGTCGCGTCGGCGCGTCAGCAGGTCACCGCGGTCGAGGCGGGACGAAGCCTCTTCGTCACGGGTTGCTCGAGCTGCCACGGTCTCGACGGCGGGGGGACGCAGCGTGGTCCCGACCTGACCCATGCCGGAGCCGCGTCGGCCGACTTCTACCTCTCGACCGGGCGCATGCCGCTGGCGGACCCCGGCGACCAGCCCGTCCGCGCGCGTCCCGCGTACTCGCGGGGTGACATCGACCGGCTGGTCGCCTATGTCGCGTCGCTCGGGAAGGGCCCGCCGATCCCGGTGCTGGCCCAGCGGGGCGGTCTCGCCGAGGGCAACGAGCTCTATACGCAGAACTGCGCCGCGTGCCACAGCTCCGCGGGTGCCGGTGGCGCGCTCGGCGTGTCGATCGACGCCCCGCCGCTGTGGCGGGCGACCGACCTCCAGGTCGCGGAAGCCCTCCGGACCGGCCCGGGCGCGATGCCCGTGTTCGGCCCCGAGACGCTCGACGACGAGCAGGTCGCGTCGATCGTGCGCTACGTCTCCTACCTGAGGAAGCCGGACGACCGGGGCGGCAACCCGCTCGGCCACATCGGGCCCGTCCCCGAGGGGTTCGTGGCCTGGGTCATCGGGCTCGGGTGCATGCTCGCCGTGGCCTACTGGATCGGGACGAGGGACTGA
- a CDS encoding heme-copper oxidase subunit III gives MFFSGLFAAYFTLRAAATGPWPPSGVDLSVPVSGLFTLVLVLSSGTMQLAVRAIEHGRVAVFRRWLAVTLLLGALFVANQAREWATLDFRVDSHAFGSAFYLMTGFHGLHVIGGLAAMLVLLLRASDRRFDAGATPSVEVVSYYWHFVDVVWIGLWATLFLLK, from the coding sequence ATGTTCTTCAGCGGGCTCTTCGCCGCCTACTTCACGTTGCGGGCGGCGGCGACGGGCCCGTGGCCGCCCTCCGGTGTCGACCTCTCCGTGCCCGTCAGCGGTCTGTTCACCCTCGTCCTCGTGCTGTCGAGCGGCACCATGCAGCTGGCGGTGCGCGCCATCGAGCACGGACGGGTGGCGGTCTTCCGGCGTTGGCTGGCGGTCACGCTCCTGCTCGGCGCCCTGTTCGTCGCCAATCAGGCCCGGGAGTGGGCGACGCTCGACTTCCGTGTCGACTCCCACGCCTTCGGGTCGGCCTTCTACCTCATGACCGGGTTCCACGGGCTCCACGTCATCGGCGGGTTGGCAGCGATGCTCGTGCTGCTGTTGCGCGCGAGCGACCGGCGCTTCGACGCCGGCGCGACGCCATCGGTCGAGGTCGTTTCGTACTACTGGCACTTCGTCGACGTGGTCTGGATCGGCTTGTGGGCGACGCTCTTCCTCCTCAAGTGA
- a CDS encoding DUF3151 family protein, whose protein sequence is MSDAPVNLTHGPPETVLDAEPADAVRALAEALERPLAERRDAVAAVVARWPRSLDAWARAGQLARDDVEAYACFRVGYHRGLDRLRQAGWRGSGYVRWRHETNRGFLRALDGLRRTAAAVGETDEEQRCATFLLQLEPEWERLRESSSVDPRRA, encoded by the coding sequence ATGTCGGACGCGCCCGTCAATCTCACCCACGGTCCACCGGAGACGGTGCTCGACGCGGAGCCGGCCGACGCCGTGCGCGCCCTTGCGGAAGCGCTGGAGCGGCCGTTGGCGGAGCGACGCGACGCCGTGGCGGCCGTGGTCGCGCGCTGGCCCCGATCGCTCGACGCGTGGGCGCGCGCGGGCCAGCTGGCGCGTGACGACGTCGAGGCCTACGCCTGCTTCCGCGTCGGCTACCACCGCGGCCTCGACCGGCTGCGCCAGGCCGGTTGGCGGGGGAGCGGTTACGTGCGTTGGCGGCACGAGACGAACCGGGGCTTCCTGCGCGCGCTCGACGGCCTGCGCAGGACGGCCGCCGCCGTCGGTGAGACCGACGAGGAGCAGCGCTGCGCCACCTTCCTGCTCCAACTCGAGCCGGAATGGGAGCGACTGCGCGAGTCGTCATCCGTCGACCCGCGTCGCGCGTAA
- a CDS encoding DUF1800 domain-containing protein: MAEEQGTQGRTTRSRIAHLYRRAGFGARPEELDAAAARGYRVTVDHLLDADATDPGVATMADPTFSKVFGDFMTVRRHRRHEASQMMLWWINRMIAATNPLPEKLTLFWHDHFATSLQKVGSPELMFRQNQLFRTMGAGRFEPLAQAVAKDAAMMVWLDSNSNKRESPNENFARELFELFTLGAGNYSEADVKAAARAFTGWRVSPRTQQFAFAPRLHDGDAKVLFGETGSFGGDDVVRLVTGRPECARFVTAQLWSHFARPVTPDDPLVAELTDAFTPELDVRALLRAMFLHPEFDSASTRTGLVKQPIEYVAGALRALGRRAEGVDLLRALRQLGQEPFVPPSVGGWPANGYWISTASSLGRMRFAEAVARDADLTPVASVSRRARPEAVAHLLSVDGWGATTTRALEKVADEPRSLLTLALVAPEYVLA; this comes from the coding sequence GTGGCCGAGGAGCAGGGCACGCAGGGACGGACCACGCGGAGCCGCATCGCCCACTTGTACCGGCGGGCGGGCTTCGGTGCCCGTCCCGAGGAGCTCGACGCCGCCGCGGCCCGCGGCTACCGCGTGACCGTCGATCACCTGCTGGACGCCGACGCGACCGACCCGGGCGTGGCGACCATGGCCGACCCCACGTTCAGCAAGGTGTTCGGCGACTTCATGACGGTGCGCCGCCACCGCCGTCACGAAGCCAGCCAGATGATGCTCTGGTGGATCAACCGCATGATCGCCGCAACCAACCCGCTCCCCGAGAAGCTCACGTTGTTCTGGCACGACCACTTCGCCACCTCGCTCCAGAAGGTGGGCTCGCCCGAGCTCATGTTCCGCCAGAACCAGTTGTTCCGCACCATGGGTGCCGGTCGCTTCGAGCCGCTCGCCCAGGCCGTGGCCAAGGACGCGGCGATGATGGTGTGGCTCGACTCCAACTCGAACAAGCGCGAGAGCCCCAACGAGAACTTCGCGCGCGAGCTGTTCGAGCTCTTCACGCTCGGCGCGGGCAACTACTCGGAGGCAGACGTCAAGGCGGCCGCCCGGGCGTTCACCGGGTGGCGGGTGAGCCCGCGCACGCAGCAGTTCGCGTTCGCGCCGCGACTCCACGACGGTGACGCGAAGGTGCTCTTCGGCGAGACGGGCAGCTTCGGAGGTGACGACGTCGTGCGGCTCGTCACCGGTCGGCCGGAGTGTGCCCGGTTCGTCACCGCGCAGCTGTGGAGCCACTTCGCCCGCCCCGTCACTCCGGACGACCCCCTCGTCGCCGAGCTCACGGACGCGTTCACGCCCGAGCTCGACGTGCGCGCGCTGCTGCGCGCCATGTTCCTGCATCCCGAGTTCGACTCGGCGAGCACCCGCACCGGTCTCGTGAAGCAGCCGATCGAGTACGTGGCGGGCGCGTTGCGCGCGCTCGGTCGACGGGCCGAGGGCGTCGACCTGTTGCGCGCCCTGCGCCAGCTCGGTCAGGAGCCGTTCGTTCCACCGAGCGTCGGCGGCTGGCCGGCGAACGGCTACTGGATCTCGACCGCGTCGAGCCTCGGACGGATGCGGTTCGCCGAGGCCGTGGCACGCGACGCCGACCTGACACCCGTCGCCTCCGTGTCGCGTCGTGCCCGCCCCGAGGCCGTGGCTCACCTGCTCTCCGTCGACGGCTGGGGAGCGACGACGACGAGGGCGCTCGAAAAAGTCGCGGACGAGCCGCGGTCCCTGCTCACGCTGGCCCTCGTGGCTCCCGAGTACGTGCTCGCATAA
- a CDS encoding DUF1501 domain-containing protein translates to MAITRRQFITGEVGAGAAGAVGVALSQSPWQARGDDKTAATTTTVPTASSKGTLVLVTLYGGNDGLDTVIPFEDARYLGARGELGNFSDGGHPDGAVIPLADGLALHPALTGLKRLWDARQLAIVRGVGYPAPNRSHFVSMDIWQSGSTDGGSTTGWLGPWLDATGTDPLRAIAVGASVPRILRGEKASATAVPLGPFALPGTPALKAAFGSMQHPDGFDAPLAAAIARSGADLLTTGRTIADVVAGRPESEAGAANLEGVADGADRPGHTGELGEQLSLVARLIKADLPTTVYSVGLGGFDTHANEKAVHAQLLGQLDASITRFFADLEGDPHREGVVMVAYSEFGRRVAANASGGTDHGAAGPVLVAGPRVKGGTFYGDEPSLVDLDDGDLKHTTDFRSVYATVLEGIVGFDARRSLGGPYPRLDLL, encoded by the coding sequence GTGGCCATCACCCGACGACAGTTCATCACCGGTGAGGTGGGGGCGGGCGCGGCCGGCGCCGTCGGTGTGGCCCTGTCGCAGTCGCCCTGGCAGGCACGCGGCGACGACAAGACCGCGGCCACGACCACGACCGTCCCGACCGCGTCGAGCAAGGGCACGCTCGTGCTCGTCACCCTCTACGGCGGCAACGACGGCCTCGACACCGTGATCCCGTTCGAGGATGCCCGCTACCTCGGCGCGCGGGGTGAGCTCGGCAACTTCTCCGACGGCGGCCACCCCGACGGCGCCGTCATCCCCCTCGCCGACGGGCTCGCGCTCCATCCCGCCCTCACCGGGCTCAAGCGCCTCTGGGACGCGAGGCAGCTCGCGATCGTGCGCGGCGTCGGCTACCCGGCGCCCAACCGGAGCCACTTCGTGTCGATGGACATCTGGCAATCGGGCTCGACCGACGGTGGCAGCACCACCGGCTGGCTCGGACCGTGGCTCGACGCGACAGGCACCGACCCCCTCCGCGCCATAGCGGTCGGCGCGAGCGTGCCTCGCATCCTCAGGGGCGAGAAGGCGTCGGCGACGGCCGTACCCCTCGGCCCGTTCGCGTTGCCGGGCACACCGGCGCTGAAGGCCGCGTTCGGGTCCATGCAACACCCCGATGGGTTCGACGCACCCCTGGCCGCCGCCATCGCCCGCTCGGGCGCCGACCTGCTCACGACCGGCCGCACCATCGCCGACGTCGTCGCGGGCCGGCCCGAGAGCGAGGCCGGCGCGGCCAACCTCGAGGGTGTGGCGGACGGCGCCGACCGTCCGGGGCACACCGGCGAGCTCGGCGAGCAGCTCTCGCTCGTCGCCCGCCTCATCAAGGCCGACCTCCCGACGACGGTGTACTCCGTCGGCCTCGGCGGCTTCGATACCCACGCCAACGAGAAGGCGGTGCATGCCCAGCTCCTGGGCCAGCTCGACGCGTCCATCACGCGCTTCTTCGCGGACCTCGAAGGCGACCCGCACCGCGAAGGCGTGGTCATGGTCGCCTACAGCGAGTTCGGCCGGCGGGTGGCCGCCAACGCGAGCGGCGGCACCGACCACGGCGCGGCCGGCCCCGTGCTCGTCGCCGGTCCGCGCGTGAAGGGCGGCACGTTCTACGGCGACGAGCCCAGCCTGGTCGACCTCGACGACGGCGACCTGAAGCACACGACCGACTTCCGCTCGGTGTACGCGACCGTCCTCGAGGGGATCGTCGGCTTCGACGCGCGTCGCAGCCTCGGCGGTCCGTATCCCCGGCTCGACCTGCTGTAG
- a CDS encoding AAA family ATPase gives MSEADTGNGNGKPGLAWPDHDTGPVPPAEYKSRPRDDELPTRKPLAPWDRVKLLLAIVALFLFFFWGAVSDNPIISARDAFWDTVRSKAWLIGLLMLEAIRQLHYVFCERDAGYHRFWKERIFGGVDRRFSGVSDWTRFRIARTIKWVTFLVVLDLVLASAFKVAPATALFELPVRLVQALPFVFQFGILFFVIIIQFVGLAWYAGRQGIDVYFPDDVKTRFSDVWGQDAVLARVQENIVFLEDPESIEAKGGHVPSGILLWGPPGTGKTLMAEAVAGETGKPYVFVDPGGLTAFGFGALAVKGVFRKLRKLAVRYGGVIVFFDEADALGSRGALTTGGPLGGQMSGRNQGPWATSPSCNGLSYLAPDTASMLLHTGLEPSAVSEPRGRWRDGFFMMGGMGGGGMLQALLTEISGLKKPRGLLNRYGRRLLGMRPKPPPKYRILVMMATNMPQALDEALLRPGRIDRIYKVGYPSKEGRVRTYEGYLDKVKHVLTPADIDKLATITPYATGATIKDLINEALIHAIREDRDTIDWRDIVKAKQLKDLGPPENVEYIERERHAVAVHEACHAVAAYRIRHHLTIDIATIEKGGTYLGMVASIPPEDQFTQWRSEYEADIVVSLASLAGERLFFDGDNSSGVSGDLEGATQIATLMEGYWGMGSTVACHGVTQRVGIGGGGKPGEDDKKREKQELLRGTLGERIEEKLADLLTRAEQLLADDRRAVLAVAHALETNKTLTGEDIEAIIEGIPGPLIDGQVYATPEFAEVAERYHAMVLAAHKGHGQVEIPLPVLNGNGHKPHFTEVELVVDPWATPGALIDPRPPAPPAEP, from the coding sequence ATGAGCGAGGCTGACACCGGTAACGGGAACGGCAAGCCCGGGCTCGCGTGGCCCGACCACGACACCGGGCCGGTGCCGCCGGCCGAGTACAAGAGCCGCCCGCGCGACGACGAGCTGCCGACGCGCAAGCCGCTGGCGCCGTGGGACCGCGTCAAGCTGCTCCTCGCGATCGTCGCGCTCTTTCTCTTCTTCTTCTGGGGCGCGGTCTCCGACAACCCGATCATCTCCGCGCGGGACGCGTTCTGGGACACGGTGCGGTCGAAGGCCTGGCTCATCGGGCTGCTCATGCTCGAAGCCATCCGTCAGCTGCACTACGTCTTCTGCGAGCGTGACGCCGGCTACCACCGCTTCTGGAAGGAGCGCATCTTCGGCGGCGTCGATCGCCGCTTCAGCGGTGTCAGCGACTGGACCCGCTTCCGCATCGCGCGGACCATCAAGTGGGTCACGTTCCTCGTCGTCCTCGACCTGGTGCTCGCGTCGGCGTTCAAGGTCGCGCCGGCCACCGCGCTGTTCGAGCTGCCCGTGCGGCTGGTCCAGGCCCTGCCGTTCGTCTTCCAGTTCGGGATCCTCTTCTTCGTCATCATCATCCAGTTCGTCGGGCTGGCCTGGTACGCGGGTCGCCAGGGCATCGACGTCTACTTCCCCGACGACGTGAAGACCCGCTTCAGCGACGTGTGGGGCCAGGACGCGGTGCTCGCCCGGGTGCAGGAGAACATCGTGTTCCTCGAGGACCCGGAGTCGATCGAGGCCAAGGGTGGCCACGTGCCGAGCGGCATCCTGCTGTGGGGGCCGCCGGGCACCGGCAAGACGCTCATGGCCGAGGCGGTGGCGGGGGAGACGGGCAAGCCCTACGTGTTCGTCGATCCCGGTGGCCTCACCGCGTTCGGGTTCGGGGCCCTGGCCGTCAAGGGCGTCTTCCGCAAGCTGCGCAAGCTCGCGGTGCGCTACGGCGGCGTGATCGTCTTCTTCGACGAGGCGGACGCGCTCGGCAGCCGCGGCGCGCTCACGACGGGTGGGCCGTTGGGTGGTCAGATGTCGGGGCGCAACCAGGGCCCCTGGGCCACGTCGCCGTCGTGCAACGGCCTCTCCTACCTGGCGCCCGACACCGCGTCGATGCTGTTGCACACCGGTCTCGAGCCGTCGGCGGTCTCCGAGCCGCGGGGTCGGTGGCGCGACGGGTTCTTCATGATGGGGGGCATGGGGGGCGGCGGCATGCTGCAGGCGCTGCTGACCGAGATCTCGGGCCTCAAGAAGCCGCGGGGCCTCCTCAACCGGTACGGGCGGCGGTTGCTCGGCATGCGGCCCAAGCCTCCGCCCAAGTACCGCATCCTCGTGATGATGGCGACGAACATGCCGCAGGCGCTCGACGAGGCTCTCCTCCGACCCGGCCGCATCGACCGCATCTACAAGGTGGGCTACCCGTCGAAGGAAGGCCGCGTCCGCACCTACGAGGGCTACCTCGACAAGGTCAAGCACGTGCTCACGCCCGCCGACATCGACAAGCTCGCGACGATCACTCCCTACGCCACCGGCGCGACGATCAAGGACCTGATCAACGAGGCCCTCATCCACGCCATTCGAGAAGACCGCGACACGATCGACTGGCGCGACATCGTCAAGGCCAAGCAGCTGAAGGACCTGGGCCCGCCCGAGAACGTGGAGTACATCGAGCGCGAGCGCCACGCGGTCGCGGTGCACGAGGCGTGCCACGCAGTCGCCGCGTACCGCATCCGCCACCACCTCACGATCGACATCGCCACGATCGAGAAGGGGGGCACCTATCTCGGCATGGTCGCGTCGATCCCGCCCGAGGACCAGTTCACGCAGTGGCGCTCGGAGTACGAGGCCGACATCGTCGTGAGCCTGGCCTCTCTGGCCGGCGAGCGCCTGTTCTTCGACGGCGACAACTCGTCCGGCGTCTCCGGCGATCTCGAGGGCGCCACGCAGATCGCCACGCTGATGGAGGGTTACTGGGGGATGGGCTCCACTGTGGCCTGCCACGGGGTGACGCAGCGGGTCGGCATCGGTGGCGGCGGCAAGCCCGGTGAGGACGACAAGAAGCGGGAGAAGCAGGAGCTGCTGCGGGGGACGCTCGGCGAGCGCATCGAGGAGAAGCTGGCCGACCTGCTCACCCGGGCCGAGCAGCTCCTCGCCGACGACCGGCGTGCCGTGCTCGCCGTGGCCCACGCGCTCGAGACGAACAAGACCCTCACGGGCGAGGACATCGAGGCGATCATCGAGGGCATCCCGGGGCCGCTCATCGACGGGCAGGTCTACGCCACACCCGAGTTCGCCGAGGTGGCCGAGCGCTACCACGCGATGGTGCTCGCCGCCCACAAGGGCCACGGCCAGGTCGAGATCCCGTTGCCGGTGCTGAACGGCAACGGCCACAAGCCGCACTTCACCGAGGTCGAGCTCGTCGTCGACCCGTGGGCCACGCCCGGTGCGCTGATCGACCCCCGACCTCCCGCGCCGCCTGCAGAGCCCTAG